GTGAATATACTATCAGAACGTTGTTGTTTGTAACTTTTTTGATTGTGTTCTTTAACACTTGGGTATGGCAGGTCGGATTATTGTTACAACTAATAGAAACCAAGAATAATGGTGAGCAACTTTACAGTCTTCTAATGGGGTGGTATGGTGCTGGTGTGATTACAGTCAATATCGTCATCCCTTTTCTTTGGAAAAAGCTGACCCTCACGATTTATCTAATCGGTTCTATTGTATGGGGTGTTGGTATACTTGTATTAGGATTTGCAACTCATCTGTCAACCTATTTTATTGGTATACTAATCGCAGCTATTGGACTTCCTATTTCTGGTTTAGCACGGGTTTATCTTATTCAAACATTGATACCAATAAATAAATTAGGCAGAGCGTTTAGTTTTAATGCAGTTCTCTTATATGGTTCTAATGTGCTTTCGTTGAGCTTGTTTGGCGCACTATCCCCTCTTGTAGAAATTCGGTATATTTTTGTTTTTTGCGGAAGTATGATGGTTATCGGCTCATTTGTCTATTTATTTCGTGTATTTCCCTCGAAAAAAACTGGGCGTGATTCCGTAGAGACGTTTAAATAATTGATTATAAACAGAGATAGTAGAAAACCCACAACTATATGAAATATCTGCAATAGTTTTCTTGGTATTGATAAGCATTTCTTGACTTCTGATAATGCGATATAATTGAAGCCACGAAAAGGGGGAAATTCCAATGTACTCTTTAAAAAGATGGGCAAATTGAAATTTGCTTATATCTAAAACCCCTGCCATTTCATCTAGGCTCCAAGCATGTTGGAAGTCTTCTTTTATAACGTTCATTGTTTTGTATAGTGCAGGGTGAATTTCTTTAAATGGTTGTATGTTAATGTCAGACGAATGTGTACCAACCATAACTTTAAGTATAATTAATGCTAACTGAGTGAAGCTATGGTCTAAAAATAACTCTAATGAATGACTTTCGTTTACTTCTTCTATTTGTACATAATCATTTATAAAATGGACCCATTGCTGGATTAATGGATGTTTTTGAGCAGTAAGAGCGAAAGAAATATCATCTTTAATAAATGAAATATCAGCCGTCAGTTGATTAAAAAATCGTGGATCAAGCTCTATTAAAAATTTATGATCATCTACTGAAATTTGTTTATGCATATCATTCGGGTTAAAAAGAATAAATTCATTTTTAGATAAGAAAATGTCGCTTCTCTCAGTCTGGTAATACATAGATCCTTTTATAGAATAGATAAGCTTATAAGAATAGTCGTTTCGCCATTTGCTTTCGCATTTTTTTTGATTTGTGGACAATAACAAACCCTGTGTAGCTTGTAAAACGATAGACAATTAAATCACCATCACTATACTGAAGTTTACATTATAGTTTACCATGTCAAATACGATTATGATGCAATATCTAATTTTTTGGGAATGGGTCTTGATGAATATGAAGAATATTGGAAAAGGGGCTATGGTTAGGGATTACAGAGCGAGTGAAATCAGGTTTTTAACGATTTTATCAAATATCAAGCAAAATAAGAGAGGACAGTACTAACATGGAAAACGTATCAAATGTAGATAAATTGGAATCAATAAAATCCTTCCAATCGACAATCAGTAAATCCGAAAAGGCCTTGGCTCAGATGACTCAGAAAGGCGCAAATACTACCTTATTAAAGAAACGACTCAAAGCTCTTTACATCGGCTTAGCCATGCTAGAAAACGTTTGGAATCAAAGACCCCATCATTACACCCAGGAAGATTTAGCAGAAGCTCGCAATGTTCTTACTGGTTTATTCCCATCAATTGAGAACATTTATGCTAATTCAAAGACAGGTAGTCCTCAAAGAACGCTTTTAGAAAGAAGAATTAAAGCATTGGAACTAGCTGTTCAAGCGATTGACGATCTTTCCAATGAATAGCGCCTTTAGCCTGGGATTGTACGCCAAAAAACGCACGCCAAGCCATTTCATGGTTAGCGTGCGTTTTATTTTTTAGTTCCACATTGAGAACAACACTATCATCACTGTAACAATACCCAGGATTAACATTTTTGTTTATTGGTTGACCAGCGGTTTGATACCAGTAGAATCGCTATTCAGATAAGTGAACCCTCTATTTTTTTATATATTTAACCATCTTTTCGTTCACAAGTACTTCACTTATATGATCAACAGCCACCTCTTCGCTTAAAGAGACGATCGCATAGTAGATCTGCTTACGGGTAGGCTCGATTGTATCCTGGGCGTTATCAGCATCTGTTCCGCCCGAGGGAGATGGCGCTTCTCCCTGCGTTGTGTCGTCCGCCGCCGTCTTGTCCGTCCCCACGCTGTTCCCTGAAGGGTTTTCCGAAGAATTTCCAGCCGGTGTCTGGTCCCCATTCCCGTCTAACTCGGTTTGAGGTTCTGCGTCTCCGGCTTGTCCCTTCACCGATGGCGGCTCCTCCGTTCCTGCACCGGTGTCTTGAGCACGATCCGACAGCCCTGCATCCGAACGGCCTTCATCATCGCTTGCCCCGCTTCCCTCAGAGCAAAGATACTGCACTTTAAAATCCGTATAACTCTGCGCCTTGCCGTCCATCAGCTTCAAAGTAATCGTGTCCGTTTGGAAGGCGGCGCACTCCGCCTCTGTTCCGAACTCGAATACAAGCTCTGTCTGCGGCTTCAATTCGCCATCAGCGACATCCTCGGTTAGCCGCGCGTAAACCTGCGGCTCCTGCTTCTCTGCCGCTTGCTGCGGCGGCGCCGGCTTGGTACCAGGCATTCCTGTCACGACCGGATCGTCTCGGTCAAAGATGCCGAACGCTGCCATTCCTCCGGTAATCCCCCCGCCAACCAGGATAATGGCCATGAGCCACACAAGCGGCTTCCGGTTACGATGCAGCCATCTCACGAGCGGCGGAGACAGCTCGCGGCGTGCCGTGTCATAGACGGCTTGCAGCGGAGGGCCCGCCTTATCGAAATAAAGTTTCCGGTTCATCCGGTGTTTGAATGCGTCCCTGTCATATTTCTTGAAATATGCTACCAATGCCGACGCATATCCCGGCGCGAGCTTCTTCCCTTTCAAGAAGAAACGCTTGTTCTTCGACCAGTTTATAAATTTATAGACGGTCTCTTTATCGGAGGCATGCTGCTGCAAGTAATGAAGCAGTGATCCGTACTCGATCATGCCGCTGTCGATACCGCGATAGAAGGCAAGCACTAGCCGGCCAAAATTGGCCTGTCCGAGATCGTCCTGCAGCCAGCGGCGGCCGAGCTTCTGCAGCCGATCCATCTCTGCCGGTGACAATCCGTCGAACAGCAACTCATCCGGATCTTCGTCGTGAAACCAACGGTACGCAGACAGCATAACCGCTGCGTTCGACTCCACATGCGGCGGAAAACGGGTCGCCCATTGTCTAACTTCATCCGGGTACGCCAGGAAATCGATCTGCAGGAATGCATCCTTGTGTACCTGCTCCAGTTCGAGCTCTGTCAGCAAGAACACATTCGCTTCATAGGACAGCAGTTTCAAGAATGATAGCATCGGTTCACTCGCCGAATGGCTCTTCTCCTCGAACAAGCGGTCGATCATATCGAGCACCGTATTCACGGCCGACACCGGCTCCACCTCACGCCGGAGCTTCTCCATCAGCTGTCCGGTGGCCAGGTCAATAAATTCATTCGTGTCTAGAAGGATCGGATACTGGCTGGACCAATGAAACGCCAAATTCACGACCTCCTCGGCCCGGGTCGCTTTTTGGAACTTCCGCTGCATAAACGGGAAGAAAAGCGAAATCGTCTTGCCGCCCCGCAGCAGCGCAGCGAAGAAGGTCTGGCTGACCCTGCCGCTGCCCTCAATAAGATCATAGTAAGCTTCCATCCACTCGCGGTTCTTCTCCTTGCTTGCCTCGTACAAGCTTCGGATTAAATATCCGAGCAGGTCGCTTCCCAATCCCGCTGTCCCCCCGGCAATTGCTTCGTATTCGATGAAGCACTTCACAATATCCGGATCTGGCGCCTGTCCCTGCTGCACCCGTTCATATTCGCGATCGAAGCAGTCGCGGAACAGCTTTTGCAGCCGCGGCTTCGCAAGGGCAGCCCCGACGGGCTCCAAATAGCCGAGCATGGAACGGAGTACGATGTTTCGATTCTGCATATATAAGGAAGCGTCGCCTCCTTCAATCTGGTACAAGACGGCAAGCTCGTGGCAGCTCACAATCGCCGTATACTGCTGCGAGTCCATACCTTGCAACAGCTGTTCCGCAAAGTCATAGAACGCTTCCGCCCGCTCCGGCAGCGAGAGATTGTTCCAGGCAAAGTTCAGGTAAGGCTGCTTCGCCAGGTCGATATCGACATTCGTAACCCGCCGAGATGCCAGATCGAACGTATAATCTTTGTCGATTTGACGATCATTGGGCCGCAAGCTTCCGCGTTCAACGAAGGTGAGATGAATCCCCTTCCGGCTCTGCGGATCCTTCGAATATGTAAGCAAACCCAGAGCGCGGCGGTACGCGTAAGGGAGGCTGCCGTATAACACGCTGGCGAGCTGTATTGCGCACTCTGTCAACGCCTCCACTTCAACATCGAGCGCCACAAACACCTTGCGCCTTGTAACGATGGACGACATGACGGCGAACAGCAACTGCTTGAACATCTTCTCGTCGATCCCCAAGCTGGCAAGCAGAGCGGATGGCGAGGCCGGATGATCCACTTCCGCTTCAGCAGGCAGTTGCTCCAACTCGGGCAGTTCCATGCCTTGCTCGATGTCATAGCTGCTGGCGAAGGCGGTTCTCAGCAAGCCAGGATAGTCTTTTACCGCCGCGGCCCTTTCGACAGGAATGATGTAGTTATGAGTGAAGAAAGCGCTGCGCAAGCCGGTAAAATCGGCTGCCTGATAAATGCTGCGGCCCAGGACGAGCTGTCCCGTGTCAGCGTGAAACAGATGCAGCGCCTGCGGATAGCGAGCTTCACCCTTTTCGCCTTGCGACACCAGTTCTGCCGGCGCATCGTAAACACAGAATGGGTGCAGCACTTTTTTGATGAAACCGGCATCGAGACCGGCAGACTTCGCAATCGTGTCAAATCCTTCGTTCGGACGGAAAATGCCACTCCGCTCCCGTGTGTACATTTGCTGCTGAATGCGAGAGGATCCGTTCGCTGTCAATGCTGCTCTCTCCCCTCGATGTAATTCAGTTGATACAGCAGCCATATGAACGGCTCATCGACCCGAATCGGGCTTACAACACCTTGCAGCTTCTGATTGACCGGGTTGCTGCCAAGTGCGGACACAGCGAAGTAGGACGTATTGGAGAAGTAGACATCCATCGTGCCTTTGAACGGACGGTCCACCTTCTCGATAAAGCGCCGCATCTCACCGTCGATATTGTTGGATTCGGTTAGATTAAGATATTTACGATGAATCATATTATTGAAAATATTACTATTTCCCTTTATATAATCTCCGTCCTCATCTTTCAACGCATGCAGCATATCGCTTTTCGTCAGCACGACCGCCGTCGGAATGTCGGTCTTGTTTTTCTCTTGATAGGCGATGAAATCGCCGAACAGCGTCAGCACGACATCACGCGGTTCATCGTATTGCGGTACCCACTCGTTAGATTCGCCGCCATATTGCATGCGTATTTTTTCACGAATGGAGCGAATTTGCAGCGGATCGATCATAAACAGGATGCCTGCTGAATTTTTGATATGCTGACCATGCAGCCCAAGATAATCTTGATCGACCATTCCTTCTCCCGCGACATCAAAAAACACCAGCGTCAGCGGAGGCTTCGACTCATCCTTGAAGACGAATTGAAAAATAAACGGCTCCTGCATCTTCTCCTTCTGTGTTGAAGCAAGCAGATCACCGCGTTCGAACAGCGGCTCCTCGTACATGTGGCGAAATTTGCGGCTTATCTCCGCATTGAGCGGCATGCAGGCGGCATCGAAATGATCCGCCGTACTATGCTGAAGCGTATGAATAAGCGAAGTCATGTAAACCGACTTGCCGACCTGGGAAGCCCCGATAATGGATATAATATTGCTGGGCACCTTCCCGGCCGTCACCGGAAGCTCGTTATGGCAATGCGGGCACAGTCTTCTGCGCGTAACGACCCCATACCGGTCGTTCAATCCAATCAACACATGATCGGAATACAGATGGTGCTCCTCCGGAATATCTCGCGGATCGATGACCGCCTCCATATCATAGACGGTATCGAGGCCGAAACGGTCCCGGTATTTGTTAAGCTTCTCATCCTCCTGCATCGCATAATCCTCATCATCCTCGCGATGGTGCCCCGCACGAAACACGACCTCTTCCGGCGAGAACTTGCTAAAGCAGTACGGACACACGATATCATAGAACAGCGGTTGCGACTTCGGCTGCGGTTTGCGTTTCAGAAAATCAAAAATCCCCAAGTGTCTTCCCCTCCTTATTCCGGTATCAGCTCGTATAATTGGCCGTATTGTTGGCGGTCTGTAAAGAAAAGCCGGATATAGTCGTCCTTGCCGATCTCTATCTCCGGCAGCACATTACGGCCCGGGGCAAACGACTCGACGAAAGGATAGACTGTTCCGTCGTCCTGGCTGACAGGATAGACGCCCTGTTTCTTCACAT
Above is a window of Paenibacillus uliginis N3/975 DNA encoding:
- a CDS encoding AraC family transcriptional regulator; translation: MSIVLQATQGLLLSTNQKKCESKWRNDYSYKLIYSIKGSMYYQTERSDIFLSKNEFILFNPNDMHKQISVDDHKFLIELDPRFFNQLTADISFIKDDISFALTAQKHPLIQQWVHFINDYVQIEEVNESHSLELFLDHSFTQLALIILKVMVGTHSSDINIQPFKEIHPALYKTMNVIKEDFQHAWSLDEMAGVLDISKFQFAHLFKEYIGISPFSWLQLYRIIRSQEMLINTKKTIADISYSCGFSTISVYNQLFKRLYGITPSFFRGKYTK
- a CDS encoding glycosyltransferase yields the protein MTANGSSRIQQQMYTRERSGIFRPNEGFDTIAKSAGLDAGFIKKVLHPFCVYDAPAELVSQGEKGEARYPQALHLFHADTGQLVLGRSIYQAADFTGLRSAFFTHNYIIPVERAAAVKDYPGLLRTAFASSYDIEQGMELPELEQLPAEAEVDHPASPSALLASLGIDEKMFKQLLFAVMSSIVTRRKVFVALDVEVEALTECAIQLASVLYGSLPYAYRRALGLLTYSKDPQSRKGIHLTFVERGSLRPNDRQIDKDYTFDLASRRVTNVDIDLAKQPYLNFAWNNLSLPERAEAFYDFAEQLLQGMDSQQYTAIVSCHELAVLYQIEGGDASLYMQNRNIVLRSMLGYLEPVGAALAKPRLQKLFRDCFDREYERVQQGQAPDPDIVKCFIEYEAIAGGTAGLGSDLLGYLIRSLYEASKEKNREWMEAYYDLIEGSGRVSQTFFAALLRGGKTISLFFPFMQRKFQKATRAEEVVNLAFHWSSQYPILLDTNEFIDLATGQLMEKLRREVEPVSAVNTVLDMIDRLFEEKSHSASEPMLSFLKLLSYEANVFLLTELELEQVHKDAFLQIDFLAYPDEVRQWATRFPPHVESNAAVMLSAYRWFHDEDPDELLFDGLSPAEMDRLQKLGRRWLQDDLGQANFGRLVLAFYRGIDSGMIEYGSLLHYLQQHASDKETVYKFINWSKNKRFFLKGKKLAPGYASALVAYFKKYDRDAFKHRMNRKLYFDKAGPPLQAVYDTARRELSPPLVRWLHRNRKPLVWLMAIILVGGGITGGMAAFGIFDRDDPVVTGMPGTKPAPPQQAAEKQEPQVYARLTEDVADGELKPQTELVFEFGTEAECAAFQTDTITLKLMDGKAQSYTDFKVQYLCSEGSGASDDEGRSDAGLSDRAQDTGAGTEEPPSVKGQAGDAEPQTELDGNGDQTPAGNSSENPSGNSVGTDKTAADDTTQGEAPSPSGGTDADNAQDTIEPTRKQIYYAIVSLSEEVAVDHISEVLVNEKMVKYIKK
- a CDS encoding TRAFAC clade GTPase domain-containing protein; translated protein: MGIFDFLKRKPQPKSQPLFYDIVCPYCFSKFSPEEVVFRAGHHREDDEDYAMQEDEKLNKYRDRFGLDTVYDMEAVIDPRDIPEEHHLYSDHVLIGLNDRYGVVTRRRLCPHCHNELPVTAGKVPSNIISIIGASQVGKSVYMTSLIHTLQHSTADHFDAACMPLNAEISRKFRHMYEEPLFERGDLLASTQKEKMQEPFIFQFVFKDESKPPLTLVFFDVAGEGMVDQDYLGLHGQHIKNSAGILFMIDPLQIRSIREKIRMQYGGESNEWVPQYDEPRDVVLTLFGDFIAYQEKNKTDIPTAVVLTKSDMLHALKDEDGDYIKGNSNIFNNMIHRKYLNLTESNNIDGEMRRFIEKVDRPFKGTMDVYFSNTSYFAVSALGSNPVNQKLQGVVSPIRVDEPFIWLLYQLNYIEGREQH